One Aegilops tauschii subsp. strangulata cultivar AL8/78 chromosome 7, Aet v6.0, whole genome shotgun sequence genomic window carries:
- the LOC109785286 gene encoding hevamine-A-like, whose product MASRSSSLLQLLVLVAAAAQFLGSEAGGISIYWGQNGGEGTLAETCATGNYKFVNLAFLAAFGNGQPPVLNLAGHCDPTNSGCAKLSSDIKSCQSRGVKVILSIGGGAGSYYLSSTQDAKNVATYLWNNFLGGKSSSRPLGDAVLDGIDFDIEGGTPLHWDDLARFLKGYSNSGRRVYLTAAPQCPFPDAWVGGALNTGLFDYVWVQFYNNAPCQYTSGSTSNLADAWKQWLTVPAKQIFLGLPASPQAAGSGFIPTDDLKSDVLPLIKSTGKYGGIMLWSKYYEDQDGYSSSVKSDV is encoded by the coding sequence ATGGCTAGCCGATCATCATCCCTGCTGCAACTGCTGGTACTGGTAGCAGCGGCGGCGCAGTTCCTCGGGTCGGAAGCCGGCGGCATTTCCATCTACTGGGGCCAGAATGGCGGCGAGGGAACACTGGCGGAGACCTGTGCTACCGGCAACTACAAATTTGTCAACCTCGCCTTCCTCGCCGCCTTTGGCAATGGCCAGCCGCCGGTCCTTAACCTGGCAGGCCACTGTGACCCGACCAACAGCGGCTGCGCGAAGCTAAGCTCCGACATCAAGTCATGCCAGAGCCGCGGCGTCAAGGTGATTCTCTCCATCGGTGGCGGGGCAGGCAGCTACTACCTTTCCTCAACCCAGGACGCCAAGAACGTCGCAACGTACCTGTGGAACAACTTCTTGGGAGGTAAGTCATCTTCACGGCCTCTCGGCGATGCAGTCCTCGACGGCATCGACTTCGACATTGAAGGTGGCACACCCCTACACTGGGATGACCTTGCGAGGTTCCTGAAAGGATATAGCAACTCCGGGAGGAGGGTGTACCTGACTGCTGCGCCGCAGTGCCCTTTCCCGGATGCCTGGGTGGGTGGCGCCCTAAACACTGGCCTCTTTGACTATGTGTGGGTGCAATTCTACAATAACGCTCCCTGCCAGTACACTTCGGGCAGCACTTCTAATCTAGCTGACGCATGGAAGCAGTGGTTGACAGTTCCAGCCAAGCAGATCTTCCTCGGCCTCCCTGCATCACCTCAGGCTGCCGGGAGCGGGTTCATCCCAACTGATGATCTAAAGTCAGATGTTCTCCCATTGATCAAGAGCACAGGAAAGTATGGAGGAATCATGCTATGGTCCAAATACTATGAGGATCAGGATGGCTACAGCTCTTCGGTGAAGAGTGATGTTTGA